GTCAAAGCGATCATCGAAATGGCTTTGGTCGGCAGCGGAATGCCCAATCCGCGATGTCGCGACTATCAACAGCATGATCTGTTCCGTGGTTTTTCAGGCCCGGCGCTGCACCGGTCAAAAATGATGGATCGCGCTATTGTTTAGTAATACTAAATAGTGTTTATTATTAATGCATGAGGTGCATGTCTGTTTGATGACGCCCGACAGGATTGTTCGATGACCGGAGACCGATATCGGGTGCAAAGTGTCGGCCGCGCGCTCGACATCATCGACAAGATCGCCAACGCGGGAAAAGACGGTGCCCGCTTGACCGACCTGGCGCTGGCGGCGGGAATCACCAAGGCAGCCGCCTATGCGATCCTGCTCAGCCTGAAGGCGGCAGGCATCGTGTCCGACACCGGTGAAGGCATGAGCAAGCGCTACCGGCTCGGTCTTGCATTGGTTCGGCTTGGCGATCTTGCGGCAGCCGGCACAGGCGTGGCCGAAGTCGCGATGCCGATCCTGCGCCAGCTGACGCAGGCGACCGGCATCACCTCGCGTGTGGCGATATGGGACGAGGATGCGGCTGTCGTCGTCGGCCGCGCCGATGCGCCCGACGCCATTCGTTTCGATGCCGCGCTCGGACGACGCGAGCGGCCGCACTGTTCGGCGGTCGGCAAGATCTTTCTCGCGGCAATGCCTCGCCAGCAGGCGATCGACATACTTGAGCGTGTCGGCTATCCGGCACGGACACCCAAGACCCTCAGCACGATACCGGCGCTCACGTCAGCGCTCGACACGGTCGTCTCCCGCCATTTTGCGCTGGACGACGAGGAAGATCATGCAGGGGTCGTCTGCATCGCGGCCGCGATCTTCGGCCATGACGGCGCGGCCATCGGCGCGATCAGCGTCACCACGCTCAAGCAATTGCTGCCGGACCACGCTTTGCCGCCGTTGACCCACGCGCTGATAGAACACGCGGACCGAATCTCGGTGGCGCTTGGCGGCTTGCCGGCAGCGGCGTCATGGCCGGCGAAGGCATGACCCTACCTGCCGGAGACTATCAGCCAATGCCCTCGAATGAGATCGAGCTTGCTCAGCGTTTCGACTTCGCCGTTGCGTTGGCCAGGCAGGCGGGCGCCGTCGCCATGCACTACTTTCGCAAGGGTGGAGATTTGCGGACGGTCGAGAAAGGCCCGCAGGACCTAGTCACCATCGCGGACCATGACGTCGATTGCCTGATCCGCCATTCGATTGGGGAGCACTTTCCCGATGACGGCATTCTCACCGAAGAATCGGGAGGCAAGATCGCGCAAGCTACCTGGGTGATCGACCCGATCGACGGCACCGGAAATTTCGCGCGCGGCATAGCAAGCTTCGCGATTTCCATCGCCTTCTGCGTCGGAGGCATCGCACGGATCGGCATCGTGTTCGATCCCGTGGCGGATGAGATGTTCACGGCATGGCGCGGCCACGGTGCTTTCTGCAATGGCGCGCCGATGCATGTCAGCGCTACGCAGGACATCCGGCAGGCTGCCGTGGAAGCCGGCTATTCGCGCAAGGCACCGCTGGCCGACTATCTGGCCCTGCTCGACCGTCTTCTCGATGCCGGTTGCGAATTCATGCAGTTCGGGTCGGCGGCGCGCGGCCTTGCGCAGGTCGCCTCGGGGCGTATCGACGCCTATGTCGAAGCCCATCTCTTCGCCTGGGATGTGCTGGCGGGGTTGCTGCTGGTGGAAGAGGCCGGCGGCTGCACGACCGGTTTTCCGCTTGTCGGGGACGGACAGCACGGCCTGGCCGTTTTCGCCTGCACGCCGGGCATCGGAGCGCCGTTGCGCGCGATCGTCGATGCTCGGGGAAAGACAAGGTAACCCTAGGCAGGCGGTAAATGCCATCATATGCGGAGCTGGGTCTGAAACGGCTGCAATGTTGACGGGCGCAAGGCAGCAGTCCACTTTTTGCCTGGCTCGCTCCCTCGGGCGATTTCATACCCGCAATTCCGTTGAAACCAGTGCAGGACATGACCAGACAAGCCGCCAAACAGCCCGCTGGAGATAACCGCAGCCAGACTGTCAGCGCAGACCTGATCGCCGTCGTGATCGCCGTGACGGATGGCAAGCCACGCGTGCTGACCGTTGGCCACGAAGGCGCCCTGCCATCTGGTCCGTTCGAACTCGGCCATCGCTCCCTGCAGTCCGGCCTCAGGGCATGGGTGGAGCGGCTGACCCACCATCCGCTGGGCTACATCGAACAGCTCTATACATTCGCCGACCGCGACCGGGCCGGCGACGAACCCGTGCAACGGGTGATCTCGATCAGCTATCTCGGACTGACGCGCGAGGAGCCGGCTGTCGGACCGACAACACATAGCTGGCGCAACTGGTATGATTACTTCCCCTGGGAAGATCACCGTGCCGGCGTGCCGGCTGTTTTGCCGGCTATCTTGATGCCTCGGCTGCAGGCATGGGCCGACGATGCTGAACACCCCGACATGCGGCATGACCGCTGGCAGCGTGCGGCGATCGCCTTTGGCCTGGACGGCCGTGCCTGGAACGAGGAACTTGTCCTGCAGCGCTATGAACTGCTCTACGAGGCCGCGCTGGTGGCGGAGGCCTTGCGAGGATCAGCTGCCGGCAGCACGCCGGCTGTCCCAGGCCAGCCGATGATTGCCGACCACCGTCGTATCCTGGCGACGGGCATCGCCAGGCTTCGAACCAAGATCAAATACCGCCCTGTCGTGTTCGAACTGATGCCGCCGGCATTTACCCTGCTGCAACTGCAACGCACCGTGGAGGCGCTGTCCGGCGGGCTGGTGCACAAGCAGAATTTCAGGCGGCTCATCGAACAGCAGGACCTTGTCGAGGAAACCGGCGAGACGATGTCCGACACCGGCGGACGCCCCGCCAAGCGCTTCCGCTTCCGCCAGACGGTGCTGGCGGAACGGGCTGTCGCAGGTACGAAATTACCACTTTCGCGCGCTTGACTTTCCTTATGCTCAAGTTAAGCATATGCCCTTGTTATACTCAACCGGAGCATAATGAGAGCCATGATGTCTACCCCTTCCGCACGCAGCGCCGCCCTGTACGATCGGGTCAAGCGCGTCATTCCTCCCATCGAATGGCCGGTGTTTGCGGGGGATGTCGAGGCCATCCTTGACCTCAAACGGCAAAGAAACGCGGTCATCCTGGCGCATAATTATCAGACGCCGGAGATCTTCCACTGCGTCGCCGACATCGTTGGCGACAGCCTGGCGCTCGCCCGCAAGGCGATGACGGTCGAAGCAGACGTGATCGTTCTCGCCGGGGTGCATTTCATGGCCGAGACGGCCAAGCTGCTCAACCCGGACAAGACCGTGCTCATTCCGGACACGCAAGCCGGCTGTTCGCTGGCCGACTCCATCACCGCCGCGGATGTCCGGCTCCTGCGGCAGCGTTATCCCGGGGTGCCGATCGTCACCTATGTCAACACATCCGCCGCCGTGAAGGCGGAGTCCGACATCTGCTGCACGTCGGGCAATGCCAAGGCGATCGTTGAAGCGCTCGGCGTGCCGCAGGTGATCATGCTGCCGGATGAATATCTGGCCCAGAATATCGCCGCCCAGACCGCCGTGAAGATCATTGCCTGGAAAGGCCATTGCGAGGTGCATGAGCGGTTCAGCCCGGCCGATATCCGCCAATTGCGCGAAGACCATCCTGGCGTGACCGTTCTGGCCCATCCCGAATGTCCGCCGGAAGTGGTCGCCGAAGCCGATTTCTCCGGCTCCACGGCCGCCATGTCCGACTATGTCGGACAAAAAAAGCCGACGCGGGTCGTGCTGATGACGGAGTGCTCGATGAGCGACAATGTCGCGGTCGATCATC
The nucleotide sequence above comes from Mesorhizobium shangrilense. Encoded proteins:
- a CDS encoding IclR family transcriptional regulator, with the protein product MTGDRYRVQSVGRALDIIDKIANAGKDGARLTDLALAAGITKAAAYAILLSLKAAGIVSDTGEGMSKRYRLGLALVRLGDLAAAGTGVAEVAMPILRQLTQATGITSRVAIWDEDAAVVVGRADAPDAIRFDAALGRRERPHCSAVGKIFLAAMPRQQAIDILERVGYPARTPKTLSTIPALTSALDTVVSRHFALDDEEDHAGVVCIAAAIFGHDGAAIGAISVTTLKQLLPDHALPPLTHALIEHADRISVALGGLPAAASWPAKA
- the nadA gene encoding quinolinate synthase NadA, encoding MSTPSARSAALYDRVKRVIPPIEWPVFAGDVEAILDLKRQRNAVILAHNYQTPEIFHCVADIVGDSLALARKAMTVEADVIVLAGVHFMAETAKLLNPDKTVLIPDTQAGCSLADSITAADVRLLRQRYPGVPIVTYVNTSAAVKAESDICCTSGNAKAIVEALGVPQVIMLPDEYLAQNIAAQTAVKIIAWKGHCEVHERFSPADIRQLREDHPGVTVLAHPECPPEVVAEADFSGSTAAMSDYVGQKKPTRVVLMTECSMSDNVAVDHPDVEFIRPCNLCPHMKRTTLGNIREALEQNRHIVSIDPRIAGRARLAVERMLAI
- a CDS encoding NUDIX hydrolase; the encoded protein is MTRQAAKQPAGDNRSQTVSADLIAVVIAVTDGKPRVLTVGHEGALPSGPFELGHRSLQSGLRAWVERLTHHPLGYIEQLYTFADRDRAGDEPVQRVISISYLGLTREEPAVGPTTHSWRNWYDYFPWEDHRAGVPAVLPAILMPRLQAWADDAEHPDMRHDRWQRAAIAFGLDGRAWNEELVLQRYELLYEAALVAEALRGSAAGSTPAVPGQPMIADHRRILATGIARLRTKIKYRPVVFELMPPAFTLLQLQRTVEALSGGLVHKQNFRRLIEQQDLVEETGETMSDTGGRPAKRFRFRQTVLAERAVAGTKLPLSRA
- a CDS encoding inositol monophosphatase family protein, yielding MPSNEIELAQRFDFAVALARQAGAVAMHYFRKGGDLRTVEKGPQDLVTIADHDVDCLIRHSIGEHFPDDGILTEESGGKIAQATWVIDPIDGTGNFARGIASFAISIAFCVGGIARIGIVFDPVADEMFTAWRGHGAFCNGAPMHVSATQDIRQAAVEAGYSRKAPLADYLALLDRLLDAGCEFMQFGSAARGLAQVASGRIDAYVEAHLFAWDVLAGLLLVEEAGGCTTGFPLVGDGQHGLAVFACTPGIGAPLRAIVDARGKTR